GACCTGATCCGCGACGCCGACGTTTCTTACGCGTACAAGATCTTCTCGCGTTTCCTCGCGCGGGTCGAAGAACGCACCGCCACGGCGCTCGAGCAGATCGACGTGCCGCACGACTTCACCGTCGACGAGACCATGATCCGCGACCGCGACGACACCACCTACTCGCGCACGCCCGAAGACGCGGCCGAGCGGTGGCGCAAGCGGGTCAAGTTCGACATGGTGGTCCAGCTGGCCGACGGCAAGGAGATGGAGGAGGCCAAGACCAAGCTCCGCAAGCGGTACGACAGCGTCCGCAAGCGCTGGTTCGAGACCGACGACGACGAGCTGCTCGAGCTCTACCTGACCTCGATGACCTCAGCCTTCGACCCGCACTCCAGCTACATGTCGAAGTCGACGCTGGAGGACTTCGACATCCAGATGCGGCTCGAGCTGGACGGCATCGGCGCAGCCCTCCGCAGCGAGGACGGCTACACCACCGTGCAGGAGATCATCGCCGGCGGCGCCGCCGACCGCGACGGCAAGCTCAAGGAGGGCGACATCATCGTCAGCGTCGGGCAGGGCCCCGCGGGCACGCTCGAGGACATCGTCGACATGAAGCTCCGCAACGTGGTGAAGCTGATCCGCGGCAAGCGCGGCACCATCGTGCGGCTAGAGGTCAAGCCGGCCGACAACCCCAAGGAGCTGAAGGTCTATGAGATCACCCGCGACCGCGTGGAGCTGAAGAACCAGGAGGCCCGCGGCGCCGTGATCAACTGGGGCCGCAAGCAGAACGGCGAGGCCTACAAGATCGGCGTGATCTCGCTGCCGAGCTTCTACATGGACATGGACGGCGCCCGCAAGGGCCTGCCGAACTACCGCAGCACCACCCGCGACGTGTCGCGGCTGCTGCGGGGCTTCAACCAGCAGCACGTGGACGCGGTGGTGGTTGACCTGCGGTTCAACGGCGGCGGCTCGCTGCAGGAGTCGGTCGCGATGACCGGCCTGTTCATCGACCGCGGCCCCGTGGTGCAGGTGAAGGGCCCGGACGGCCGCAGCCAGCCCCACGACGACGACGACCCCGGCATGCTGTGGAGCGGCCCGCTGGTGGTCATGACCAACAAGTTCAGCGCGTCGGCCAGCGAGATCTTCGCCGGCGCCATCCAGGACTACGGCCGCGGCGTCGTCGTGGGCGACGAGTCCACCCACGGCAAGGGAACCGTGCAGCAGCTGTTCAACCTGGCCGAGCTGCTGTTCGGCCGCCAGACCCAGAAGAACTGGGGCGCGTTGAAGCTGACCATCCAGCAGTTCTACCGCCCCGGCGGCGACAGCACGCAGAACCGCGGCGTCGTGTCCGACGTGGTGATCCCGTCGCTGACGCAGCACATCGAGGGCATCTCCGAGCGGGACCTCGACTACGCGTTGTCGTTCGACCAGGTCCGCGAGCTGCGGCACGACCGCTTCGGCATGGTCAACGGCACCATCAAGAACGAGCTGCAGCGTCTCTCCAGCGACCGCATCACGCAGTCGCCCGACTTCAAGAAGGACCTGGAGCGGATCTCCCGCTACGAGGAGCAGAAGGACGAGAAGACCGTCACGCTGAACCTCGATAAGTACCTGGCCGAGAAGGCCGAGCTGGACGCCGACAAGGAGCAGGAGGAGCAGTTCGAGAAGGCGACCGACTCCGACCGCCCGGTGTTCGACATGGAAGAGCACTACAACAAGGAGGCGATGTCGATCGTCGCCGACTACCTGCGTCTGCTCGGCGAGAAGAAGCTGGCCGTGGCGCGGTAGCGAAGCCTCCGGCAACCAAAACCTCACCCGAGCCCAAGGCCACGGCCCTGGGCTCGGTTTGTTTGGTGGGTCCTCTTGACGGTTGTTCCTGCCCGAATCCTCAGACGGGGCGAACTCGAGCACCGCGGCGCCGTCGGAGGTCTATGGATCTCAATCTCTGCGTCTCCGCGCCTCTGCGTGAGATTCCCAAACAGACTCACGCAGAGGCGCGGAGACGCAGCGGGGGAGCATGGGAGAGGGCAGAACCGATCCGTTGCGAAGCCCGATTTCTTACGACTGGCTTCTGCTTGCTCCTCTAGAACTCCGTCGTAGAAAACGGCCATCCGGCGCGGTCCAATAGTGGGTGCGCCCACCCCTCCGCTACCCGAAAGGGGGCTCAGCGAGGTGGGGGCGAGGGGTTTTCCACGCACCTGGTATGGGCAGCGCCGGGCGAAGCTTTGTCCGCGCGGTGTGAGCGAGAACGGACAAAACCCACCCGCCGCGATCGGACCATCAAGCGCAAAACGTTGCCAAAAAGGGACTTACGGCGACCCAAGGCAACGACACGCCCAGAGTTTTGTCCCCTCCGCGCGTGTTTTTGGACAAAACCCGGGCAGACAATACGCCGCACCCGGCGTTACCGGTGTGCCCGCCGAACGCCCTCGTGGCAGCCGTGCTCGAGGGGGGCGGGGCTACTCGTGCCGCAACGCGACGATCGGGTCGAGCGCGGCTGCTTTCGTCGCCGGGTAGACGCCGAACAGCACGCCGACAATCGCCGAGATAAGGAACGCCAGCGGGATGGACCAGCCCACCAGGATCGGCTCGACCGTGCGGATCAGCTCGGGCAGCGACTCCATCTGCGAAGGGAACTGGTAGAACAAGAAGGTCCGCAGGGCAATCGACAACGGCCGGCAGGCGAGCCCGATAAGGATGCCGAGCAGCCCGCCGACGACCGACAGCACCACGCTCTCGGTGAGGAACTGCTGCACGATGTCCGACTTCTTGGCGCCCACGGCCCGGCGGATGCCAATCTCGCGGGTCCGCTCGGTGACGGTCGCCAGCATGATGTTCATGATGCCGATGCCGCCGACCACCAGCGAGATCGCCGCGATCAGCCCCAGGAACAAGATGAACATGAGCTGCGTGGTCCGCGCCTGCTGGAGCAGCTCCAGCGGCACCGTCACGCCGAAGTCCCGCTGAGGGTGGTAGGCCTCGACCGTCTGGCGGAGCACGTCGGCGGTCTTGAGCACGTCGGTCTTGTTGGCCACCTTGGCCGTGATCTGATCGACCTCTTTGATGTCCTGCTGAAACTGACCGGGCTTCTGGATGATCTCCATGTCGCCGTTTCGGCGCCACAGCGTCGAGATCGGCACGTAGACGTCGCCGGAAAAGTCCTCGGCCGCCAGCGAGCCGCCAACGCCGGCGGTCGGGTCGCGGGGCGCCACCACCCCGACCACCTCGTAGAACTCGTCGTCGATCATGACCGACTTGCCGATCGCGCCGTCGATGGGGAACAGCTTCTTGGCGACCTCGTACGCCAGCACGCAGTAGTTGCGTTCCTCGTCGATGTCCAGGTCGGTGAGGAAGCGGTTGTCGGGCCGGTCCACGAGCGTCAGACGCACCACATCCTTGTAGTCGGGCGTGCAGCCGACCAGGCGGCCCTCCATGCGGCGGGTGCCGTGGCGGAACTCGCGCCGGAGCTCGCGGATCGGCAGCACCGACTCCAGGGTAGGGATCGTGTCGCGGATGCGGTGGTAGTCGTCGCGGGTGAGCCCGTACAGCCCGCCCTCGAAGTCGTCGCTGGAGGGCTTGATGGTGCGGACGATGATGTTTTGGGCGCCGAGGCCGGCGATCTGCTCCTGCGACTTGGCGCTGATACCCTCGCCGATCGCCAGCAGCCAGATCACGCTCGACACACCGATCAGGATGCCCAACACGGTCAGCCCGCTGCGCATCGGGTGCATCAGCAGGCTCTTGACGCTCATCCGCAGGGTGCGGCCCCAGTGATTCATGCCCGCCTCTTGTCGGATTGCACCTGGCCGTCGCGGAGGACGATGGTCCGCTTGGTCCGCTCGGCGACCTCGTCCTCGTGCGTGACGATAATCAGCGTGCGGCCCTCCTGGTTGAGCTCGTCCAGCAGGTGCAGGATGTCGTCGGTGGTCTGCGAGTCGAGGTTGCCGGTGGGCTCGTCGGCCAGGATGAAGCGGGGGTCGTTCGCCAGGCTGCGGGCGATCGCCACACGCTGCTGCTGCCCGCCGGAGAGCTGCGTCGGGCGGTGGTCCATGCGGTTGCCCAGCCCGACCCGCTTCGCGAGCTGCTCGCACCGCTCGCGGGCGCCGCGGCCGAGCCGGCCGCTGTAGTAGAGCGGCAGCTCGATGTTCTCAACAACGGTCAGCGACGGGAGGAGGTTGAACGATTGAAACACGATGCCCAGGCTGGTGGCGCGGGTTTCTGCCAGCTGATCGTCCGCCATGCGGGCCACGTCGACACCGCCGAGTTCGAACGACCCCGAAGTGGGGCGATCGAGGCAGCCGAGCAGGTTCAGCAGCGTGCTCTTGCCGGACCCCGACGGGCCCATGATCGACAGGTAGTCACCCACCGGAACGTCGAACGATACGCCGCGGAGCGCTTTGACGGTCTCGCCGCCGACGACGTAGTGCTTCTGCAAGTCGTGGATGCTGACGGCGTCGGAAGAGGTCATCGCGGCTGCGGAGCGGGACTTGCGAGCGGCCGTGCTCGCAGGGGAGGGCGTGGCGGTTCAGCCGCCGGCGGCGACGGGTTTGGAGGCCGCGGCCGCGACCTCTCCCTGGCCCTGGCCTTCGGAAGGCGCCTCGGGGCCGGGTGCCTCTTCAGCGGGGGCGCCGCGTCGCTGCTTCTTGGGGATCTCGGGCAGGTCGACGTGCGCCAGCAGGTCACGCGGGTTCATCGCAACCCGGTCGCCCTCTTCGAGCCCCGACTCGATCACAAAGAACCGGTCGTTGGTCGGGCCGCACACCAGCTCCCGAGCCTCGAGGCCATCGCCGCTGGGGACGAAGCAGTAGAACTTTTCGCCGTGCGAGTAGACCGCCTGAACCGGCGCCTGCAACGCGTCGGGGGTGCTGATGGAGTTGATCGTCACGCTAGAGGTCATGCCCGGACGCAGCCCGTCGACCGCGGTGAGCAGCTCAACGAACGCCTTGTACTCCTTGACGTTGGCCTTACGCCAGCCGGAGGGCTCGGCGTACTGATTGATCCGCGACACCCGACCAGGCAGGACCATGTCGTCCATCCCGATCGGCTTGATCTGGGCCGGCATGCCGACCTGCACGTACTGCACGAGCGACTCGTTAATGGTCAGCTCCACCCGCATCCGCGAGGTGTCGGGCAGGCGGATGATGGTCTGGCGTTCGCGGACCTCGGCGCCCTCCTCAACGATGAAGTCGTTGTCGCCGCGGCGGTCGCTGACGTGTGCGTACTTGACGATGCCCGCCCTGGGCGCGGTGATCACGCACTTCTCGATCTGGTCCTTGATCTCTTCCAGCTTGTCCGACTCGAGCTGGAAGCTGTTCTTCTCGGCTTCCCACTTGGCCTTGGTGATGAGGATGTCGCTCTCGAGCTGCTTGAGCATCTTGGCCTTGGTGAAGTCGTCCAGCACGCGGAGCTTAGTCTTGGCGGCCTCCAGCTCTTTGCGGGCCTTCTCGACGGCGAAGGCGTCGGCCTCCAGCTGCAGGTCGTTCACGTAACCTTTGGCGGCCAGCTTCTTGCTGTACTGCAGGTACTCCTGGGCCCGGGTCAGGTTCTCCTCGGCGACGAACACCTCGCTCTCGATGGTCTGACGCTCCTGCACGTACACGCCTTCCAGGTACTCCTGCTGGGCGATGACGGCGGTTTCGTAGAGGTTGCGGGCCTCGACCACCAGGGCCTCGGCGGTATTCACCGCGATCTGCTGGGTGGTTCGTTCTTCGCGGAGGGCCGAGGAGTCGAGCTCCGCGAGGAACCCGCCCTCTTCAACCTGTGTGCCTTCGGGGACGAGCCGCAAGATCGCCAGCCCTGGCGTGTTTTGGGTCTTCACCTCCGAGCGGACCTCCGCGTCGCCCACCGACTCGATCTCGCCACGCTCGGTGATCGACAGCTCAAAGTCCTTGCGCTCGATGTCGTAGAACACGATCTCGTCGTGCAGCGTCGGTTGGCTGAACGACGGGGCGTAGTTGTACACCGCGAAGGCGCCGGCGCCGGCAATGGCGAGTGTCACCAGCCACAGGAGGGCGGAAAACCCACGGCGGTTCCTGCTGGCAGCCGTCCGGCGAGCGACTTGGTTGCGGTGGTGTGTCATGACGATCCCTGCTCGGTTTACCATCTCGGGGAGGCAGCCTGGGGCTCGAATCGCCCCAACCCCTTGGTATTTAACCATTATAGGCGTGCCAGGCGCCGCATGCCCACCGGGTTTTCTGGCGCGAAACGGCTGGGACTAAGCCCAGGTTGCTGGCGACTGTTTACTCTTTCTCGGCTCCCACGGGCGGCAGCCGACGCGCCCGGTCCGCCGCCTGCTCCCATGACGCCAGCCGCACGGTTGGTGGCTTTTCCAGCTTGCCAAGCTCGGCCGGGTACTCAAACACCGCTGGCGGCGACAGCTGGCTGTCCGACTCGATCTCCTCTGGGAAAACGACCCAGGGCCGCGACTCGGGCGAGCCGGGCAAGGCCGACAGGAAATCGCGGAAGGGCGTCTCAAGCGGGATGCGGATACCGCGTTCGTCCACCCGCATCAGGCCCAGGTCCCACTCGAGGCTCAAGCGCTGGACCTCGTTGTTTACCCACACGCTGAGGAAGTCGTTCTGCACGTTCAACAGGTCGGACAGCGCCTGCACCAGGTCGCGGGCAGTGGTGTTGCTAAGCGCGGCCTCTTCGCCCGGCTTGGGCGGTTCGAAGAGGCGGAGCTGGGTAATGTCCACCTGCGCGATCGCCACCAGCACCGCCTCGCGGCGGAGTTCCAGGTTGATCTCGTTGAGCCGCACCTGCCGCAGCGTGGCCCGCAAGCCCTGGTACAGCCGGTCCACATACCGGTAGTAAGCCCGCCGGCCCTGCTGGTACTCGATAAGCGATTGCACGTACACATTGCGTTCGCTGAGCCGCGTCAGCGGGGCGTCGAACTGCACGCCTACACGCAGCCGCCCGTTGGAGCCCCGCAACGCCAGCGGGTTGTCGCCCACGTTGCCGATGTCGCCGCTAAACACGACGTCCAAGTCGCTGCGGAGGTCGTTCGCATTGAAAGTAACCAGCCGCCAGGTGTCGACCAGCGCGGCGCGGGCGTTCATCCAGTCCCGGCGGTAGTAGCTGGCGATGGCCAACGCCTCCTCGGGTGTGAGCTCGGTCGGTGGGGTGTCGACCGCGTCCAGTCGAGCACGCGCCTGCAGCAACGAGAGCTCAAGCAACGCCGACGAGAGCTGCGAGGTGGCCTCGCGGAGGGATTGCACCTCGGCGCCGGCGGTCTTATCGGCGGCGTCGGCCACCTCGGATACCCGAGCAGACAGACGCTCGACGCGTTCGGCGACCGCGTTCAGGTCGGCCTGGAGCTGCCGGAACCGCTCGTCCAGACGATCGGTCGAGAAGATCCCGGGGTCGATGCCGGCGGCGGCGACCTCCTCCCACACGGCGAGTTGCTCCAGGTGCTGACGGCGGCTGGGCAACGCCTGCTCCAGTCTCGACACGTCCTCGCGCACCACCGCCAGCTGTGCGACCGCCTGCTCGGCGATCCGCTCGAACTCGCTCTGCACCAACGCGTGCTCGTCGGGCAGCGGAACCTCTTCCAGCGCCGGTTCGGCGGGGAAGGGCAGGGTGTTCGGTTCGGCGGGCTCGTTAGGGACCACGTCTTCGCCCGGCTCGTCGACGTCGCCGCGGATCCGTTCCCGGAGCTCGCCGGCGGCCAGCGTGGCGTCGGTCTGCAGCGCGACGAGCGACTCGTCACGCA
This genomic interval from Posidoniimonas corsicana contains the following:
- a CDS encoding carboxy terminal-processing peptidase codes for the protein MPNVSQRPHQARQWRRRSALALLSALLVTAPFAYQAMARPTQPDAEDRQITNMVRSRMESWHLTGQRVDDTVSERCMDSFLKALDPWKLYFLQSDIDEFHQNRHKLDDLIRDADVSYAYKIFSRFLARVEERTATALEQIDVPHDFTVDETMIRDRDDTTYSRTPEDAAERWRKRVKFDMVVQLADGKEMEEAKTKLRKRYDSVRKRWFETDDDELLELYLTSMTSAFDPHSSYMSKSTLEDFDIQMRLELDGIGAALRSEDGYTTVQEIIAGGAADRDGKLKEGDIIVSVGQGPAGTLEDIVDMKLRNVVKLIRGKRGTIVRLEVKPADNPKELKVYEITRDRVELKNQEARGAVINWGRKQNGEAYKIGVISLPSFYMDMDGARKGLPNYRSTTRDVSRLLRGFNQQHVDAVVVDLRFNGGGSLQESVAMTGLFIDRGPVVQVKGPDGRSQPHDDDDPGMLWSGPLVVMTNKFSASASEIFAGAIQDYGRGVVVGDESTHGKGTVQQLFNLAELLFGRQTQKNWGALKLTIQQFYRPGGDSTQNRGVVSDVVIPSLTQHIEGISERDLDYALSFDQVRELRHDRFGMVNGTIKNELQRLSSDRITQSPDFKKDLERISRYEEQKDEKTVTLNLDKYLAEKAELDADKEQEEQFEKATDSDRPVFDMEEHYNKEAMSIVADYLRLLGEKKLAVAR
- a CDS encoding ABC transporter permease, with protein sequence MNHWGRTLRMSVKSLLMHPMRSGLTVLGILIGVSSVIWLLAIGEGISAKSQEQIAGLGAQNIIVRTIKPSSDDFEGGLYGLTRDDYHRIRDTIPTLESVLPIRELRREFRHGTRRMEGRLVGCTPDYKDVVRLTLVDRPDNRFLTDLDIDEERNYCVLAYEVAKKLFPIDGAIGKSVMIDDEFYEVVGVVAPRDPTAGVGGSLAAEDFSGDVYVPISTLWRRNGDMEIIQKPGQFQQDIKEVDQITAKVANKTDVLKTADVLRQTVEAYHPQRDFGVTVPLELLQQARTTQLMFILFLGLIAAISLVVGGIGIMNIMLATVTERTREIGIRRAVGAKKSDIVQQFLTESVVLSVVGGLLGILIGLACRPLSIALRTFLFYQFPSQMESLPELIRTVEPILVGWSIPLAFLISAIVGVLFGVYPATKAAALDPIVALRHE
- a CDS encoding ABC transporter ATP-binding protein is translated as MTSSDAVSIHDLQKHYVVGGETVKALRGVSFDVPVGDYLSIMGPSGSGKSTLLNLLGCLDRPTSGSFELGGVDVARMADDQLAETRATSLGIVFQSFNLLPSLTVVENIELPLYYSGRLGRGARERCEQLAKRVGLGNRMDHRPTQLSGGQQQRVAIARSLANDPRFILADEPTGNLDSQTTDDILHLLDELNQEGRTLIIVTHEDEVAERTKRTIVLRDGQVQSDKRRA
- a CDS encoding efflux RND transporter periplasmic adaptor subunit; this translates as MTHHRNQVARRTAASRNRRGFSALLWLVTLAIAGAGAFAVYNYAPSFSQPTLHDEIVFYDIERKDFELSITERGEIESVGDAEVRSEVKTQNTPGLAILRLVPEGTQVEEGGFLAELDSSALREERTTQQIAVNTAEALVVEARNLYETAVIAQQEYLEGVYVQERQTIESEVFVAEENLTRAQEYLQYSKKLAAKGYVNDLQLEADAFAVEKARKELEAAKTKLRVLDDFTKAKMLKQLESDILITKAKWEAEKNSFQLESDKLEEIKDQIEKCVITAPRAGIVKYAHVSDRRGDNDFIVEEGAEVRERQTIIRLPDTSRMRVELTINESLVQYVQVGMPAQIKPIGMDDMVLPGRVSRINQYAEPSGWRKANVKEYKAFVELLTAVDGLRPGMTSSVTINSISTPDALQAPVQAVYSHGEKFYCFVPSGDGLEARELVCGPTNDRFFVIESGLEEGDRVAMNPRDLLAHVDLPEIPKKQRRGAPAEEAPGPEAPSEGQGQGEVAAAASKPVAAGG
- a CDS encoding TolC family protein, with the translated sequence MGNGRTELRLLGLLAALLSAAAGCTRAHYRVQADAQANCVVDQKAMLAGSEAGRYRIGINPASRMFDPNDPDRPPMPPDDPASNTILQVVDGKRGAWQWRDAEQTPFVENPNWTEYLPLDAEGRLVLDLPAAVQTALLQAPDYQEEVEDLYLSALDVTFERFRFDTQFFGGSTLFYTSDGHVRSGTGQAGSTLAVAPLNGTTRLQKLGATGSELVVGLANSLVWQFSGPDNYASTTLLDFTLVQPLLRGAGRAVVLERLTIAERALLSNVRSMERYRSGYYLEIAIGRDAGDGASRRGGFFGGAGLEGFTGVGGGGFGRVGGNFGVGGGGGGGGFTGGAGAAAAGGYVGLLQSEQVLRNQRANVAALRESVEQLVASYEAGRIDRFQVDLARQALYNAQSQLLSSEASQEGSLDNFKITLGLPPDLPLLLTDDMLSKFNLRDESLVALQTDATLAAGELRERIRGDVDEPGEDVVPNEPAEPNTLPFPAEPALEEVPLPDEHALVQSEFERIAEQAVAQLAVVREDVSRLEQALPSRRQHLEQLAVWEEVAAAGIDPGIFSTDRLDERFRQLQADLNAVAERVERLSARVSEVADAADKTAGAEVQSLREATSQLSSALLELSLLQARARLDAVDTPPTELTPEEALAIASYYRRDWMNARAALVDTWRLVTFNANDLRSDLDVVFSGDIGNVGDNPLALRGSNGRLRVGVQFDAPLTRLSERNVYVQSLIEYQQGRRAYYRYVDRLYQGLRATLRQVRLNEINLELRREAVLVAIAQVDITQLRLFEPPKPGEEAALSNTTARDLVQALSDLLNVQNDFLSVWVNNEVQRLSLEWDLGLMRVDERGIRIPLETPFRDFLSALPGSPESRPWVVFPEEIESDSQLSPPAVFEYPAELGKLEKPPTVRLASWEQAADRARRLPPVGAEKE